One Clostridium estertheticum DNA segment encodes these proteins:
- the ade gene encoding adenine deaminase: protein MNSSRTKNLIQVATSRKKADLVIENCNVINVFSQEIIYGKLAISDGVFIGIGDYEGIETIDGEGKYIVPGLIDSHVHIESSMGSPYQFARAVLPRGTTTVISDCHEIANVKGLEGIKYMIESSKNLPLDVYIMLPSCVPATIYETSGAILEAEDLEGFMQHERVLGLGELMNYQGVVFTDEGILKKLELTDKYNKIVDGHGPIIKEKELNAYSLAGVKTDHECMNHKEVMDRLRNGIYVAVREGSAAKNLLDLVGAVNPSNERRFTFCTDDRHPKDILKEGHIDNNIRLAIKGGVNPITAIRMATLNSAECYGLKNLGAIAPGYIADFIIVDNLTDFNVLKTFKKGKQILPDWYTHIKEDSELLEMVSNSVSIRDFTQEDLKIKLSSETAKVIKIMDHSLFTENVNREVKVDENGYYVYNEATDILPIYVFERHNGTGNIGKGLIEGYGLKNGAIASTIAHDSHNLIVIGSSPLNVKIAVEKIIEIGGGLVVVVDGKVKGSLPLDIAGIMSSSDLETVSKGHGKLNKIAMEELKINENVNAFMTLAFMALPVIPKLKITDRGLFDVIKFQHTSL from the coding sequence ATGAATTCAAGCAGGACTAAAAACTTAATTCAGGTAGCTACAAGCAGAAAAAAAGCAGACCTAGTTATTGAAAATTGTAATGTTATAAATGTTTTTTCACAAGAAATTATATATGGTAAATTAGCCATTAGCGATGGTGTATTTATTGGTATAGGTGATTATGAAGGAATAGAGACCATCGATGGTGAGGGGAAATATATAGTACCAGGATTAATTGATTCTCATGTTCATATAGAGTCATCTATGGGTTCGCCATACCAATTTGCAAGGGCGGTATTACCAAGGGGAACCACCACAGTTATCTCTGATTGTCACGAAATAGCTAATGTTAAAGGACTTGAGGGTATTAAATATATGATTGAATCCAGTAAGAACTTACCCCTTGACGTATATATTATGCTACCATCTTGCGTTCCTGCCACTATATATGAAACCTCAGGCGCAATACTAGAAGCAGAGGATTTAGAGGGATTTATGCAACATGAAAGAGTTTTGGGCCTTGGAGAGCTTATGAATTATCAAGGAGTTGTTTTTACAGATGAAGGCATCCTTAAGAAGCTTGAGCTTACTGATAAATATAATAAAATAGTAGATGGCCACGGCCCTATTATCAAAGAAAAAGAATTAAATGCCTATTCACTAGCTGGTGTTAAAACAGATCACGAATGTATGAACCATAAAGAGGTAATGGATAGACTTAGGAATGGTATTTATGTTGCAGTAAGAGAGGGCTCCGCTGCGAAGAATTTACTAGATTTAGTTGGTGCTGTAAATCCTAGCAACGAGCGTAGATTTACATTTTGTACAGATGACAGGCATCCTAAGGATATACTAAAGGAAGGTCATATAGACAATAATATTAGACTTGCCATAAAAGGTGGCGTAAATCCTATTACTGCAATTAGAATGGCAACATTAAATTCAGCAGAATGCTACGGCCTTAAAAACCTTGGAGCAATTGCTCCCGGTTATATAGCGGATTTTATAATAGTTGATAATTTAACAGATTTCAATGTGCTAAAAACCTTTAAAAAGGGCAAACAAATATTGCCGGATTGGTATACACACATAAAGGAAGATAGTGAACTGTTAGAAATGGTTTCTAATAGCGTTAGTATAAGAGACTTTACGCAGGAGGATTTAAAAATAAAATTATCATCTGAAACTGCAAAAGTCATTAAAATTATGGATCACAGTCTTTTTACGGAAAATGTAAATAGAGAGGTCAAAGTAGATGAAAACGGATATTATGTATATAATGAAGCAACTGATATTTTGCCTATTTATGTATTTGAAAGACATAATGGCACCGGTAATATTGGAAAAGGGTTAATTGAGGGATATGGTCTTAAGAATGGAGCTATTGCATCCACTATAGCACATGATTCACATAACTTAATTGTTATAGGTAGTAGCCCCTTGAATGTTAAAATAGCGGTGGAAAAAATAATTGAAATTGGTGGAGGTCTTGTAGTTGTAGTAGATGGTAAGGTAAAGGGGAGTTTACCACTTGATATTGCAGGTATTATGTCAAGTTCAGATTTAGAAACTGTATCAAAAGGTCATGGAAAGCTTAATAAAATTGCTATGGAAGAATTGAAAATCAATGAAAATGTCAACGCATTTATGACTCTAGCTTTTATGGCATTACCAGTTATCCCTAAGCTGAAAATCACTGATAGAGGGTTGTTTGATGTGATAAAATTTCAGCATACCAGCCTATAA
- a CDS encoding 8-oxoguanine deaminase, producing MKNSILVKNIKYLVTCDDDDNVFENINMYIENGEIKYIGKEFKLAEETIDATNMVVYPGLINTHHHLYQIFSRNIPQVQNMELFPWLKYLYEIWKNMNSDVIMYSSLCGMGELLKTGCTTCFDHHYVFPENQNNLIETQFEAAKKLGIRMYASRGSMSLSIKDGGLPPDTVVQTVDDILKDSERLVKKFHDKSRFSMSRVALAPCSPFSVSRDLMRESAKLARELGVRLHTHLAETMDEEKFTLEKFNMRPLQYMESLGWLGSDVWFAHGIHFTEDELKLLASTGTGIAHCPISNMKLSSGIAKISQMLKHNVPVGLGVDGSASNDGSNMLEEMRVAFLLHRLNSGKNAPTAYDILKIATKGGAKVLGRDDIGKLSVGMAGDLFMININRLELVGADLDPRSLLSTVGYKGTVDYTIVNGKVVVKNGILVNIDEDKLYYESDAVAKKFIRGI from the coding sequence ATGAAAAATTCTATACTTGTAAAAAATATTAAATACCTTGTTACCTGTGATGATGATGACAATGTATTTGAAAATATAAATATGTACATTGAAAATGGTGAAATTAAATATATTGGTAAGGAATTTAAATTAGCCGAGGAGACTATAGATGCAACAAACATGGTAGTGTATCCAGGGCTTATTAATACTCATCATCATCTTTATCAGATTTTTAGCAGAAATATTCCGCAGGTTCAAAATATGGAATTATTTCCATGGTTAAAATATTTGTATGAGATTTGGAAAAATATGAACAGTGATGTTATTATGTACAGCTCGCTTTGCGGAATGGGAGAACTTTTAAAAACAGGTTGTACAACTTGTTTTGATCACCACTACGTATTCCCAGAGAATCAAAACAATCTCATTGAAACCCAGTTTGAGGCCGCAAAAAAACTTGGTATAAGAATGTATGCATCAAGAGGAAGTATGTCTCTAAGTATTAAGGATGGAGGCCTACCACCAGATACTGTGGTTCAGACGGTTGATGATATTTTAAAAGACAGTGAGCGCTTGGTGAAGAAATTTCATGACAAAAGTCGTTTTTCTATGAGTAGAGTAGCCCTTGCTCCTTGCTCACCATTTAGTGTTTCGCGAGATTTAATGCGTGAATCAGCAAAACTTGCAAGAGAACTTGGGGTTAGACTCCATACACATCTTGCGGAAACAATGGATGAGGAAAAATTCACTTTAGAAAAATTTAATATGAGGCCACTACAGTATATGGAAAGTTTGGGTTGGTTAGGTTCTGATGTGTGGTTTGCACACGGTATTCACTTTACAGAGGATGAGCTAAAATTGCTTGCAAGCACTGGGACAGGGATTGCACATTGTCCTATATCTAACATGAAATTGTCATCTGGTATTGCAAAGATTTCACAAATGTTAAAGCACAATGTACCCGTTGGGCTTGGGGTTGACGGAAGTGCAAGTAACGATGGCTCAAATATGCTAGAAGAGATGAGAGTTGCATTTTTGCTCCACAGATTAAACTCAGGTAAAAATGCCCCTACAGCATATGATATATTGAAAATAGCCACAAAGGGTGGAGCAAAAGTTTTGGGACGTGATGATATTGGAAAATTATCTGTTGGAATGGCAGGAGATTTATTTATGATAAATATTAATAGGCTAGAACTTGTAGGTGCGGATCTAGATCCTAGATCATTACTAAGTACTGTTGGATACAAAGGTACTGTAGATTATACCATTGTAAATGGTAAAGTTGTAGTAAAAAATGGTATACTTGTAAATATTGATGAAGATAAACTCTATTATGAAAGTGATGCTGTGGCAAAAAAATTTATAAGAGGAATCTAA
- a CDS encoding transcriptional regulator — protein MKEDMNLDFLKRLAKGIVQHFGNDCEVVIHDLKAENLQNTIIGIENGRVTNRKIGDGASHIVIEALNNAKHDSKDSLGYLTKTHDGRTLKSSSIYIRDENNEPTGIFCINYDITQLTIAENSIKSLLNHQEESTEVEKIPRNVNDLLDDLIDQSVKVIGKPLALMNKEDKIKAIQFLNEAGAFLITKSGDKISEYFGISKFSIYNYIK, from the coding sequence ATGAAAGAGGATATGAATTTAGACTTTTTAAAAAGGTTAGCAAAGGGCATTGTACAACACTTTGGAAATGATTGTGAAGTAGTTATACATGATTTAAAAGCGGAAAATTTACAAAATACAATTATTGGCATAGAAAATGGTCGTGTCACTAATAGGAAAATTGGTGATGGAGCATCTCATATTGTAATAGAAGCATTAAATAATGCAAAACATGATTCAAAAGATTCACTAGGCTATTTAACAAAAACTCATGATGGACGTACTTTAAAATCTAGTAGTATTTATATAAGAGATGAGAATAATGAACCCACAGGAATTTTTTGTATAAATTATGATATTACACAATTAACTATAGCTGAAAATTCTATAAAATCCTTGTTGAATCATCAAGAGGAAAGTACTGAGGTAGAAAAAATTCCTCGAAATGTAAATGACTTATTGGATGATCTTATAGATCAATCAGTGAAGGTGATAGGCAAACCTCTTGCACTTATGAATAAAGAAGATAAAATAAAGGCTATACAGTTTTTGAATGAAGCTGGAGCTTTTCTTATAACAAAATCAGGAGATAAAATTTCAGAATATTTCGGTATCTCTAAATTTAGTATATATAACTATATAAAATAA
- the xdhA gene encoding xanthine dehydrogenase subunit XdhA: MSIGKSVNRVDAFDKVTGRAQFTDDFKLNNALVAKILHSTIASGIVKAIDISEAMKLKGVVKIVTCFDVPDIQYPTAGHPYSLDPAHMDIADRKLLNKIVRYYGDDIAAVVATDSVTATRAINLIKVEYEEYEPIISIESALKEGAKRIHEEYPGNILAHTSYEIGNYESAIKEEGLIVFEGEYELSPVKHCHLENPISYAYAEGKRLVVVSSTQIPHIARRVIGQALGIDWGKIRVIKPYIGGGFGNKQEVLYEPLNAFLCQAIGGRCVKLDISREEDFVNTRLRTAMKIKIKSYVRANGRFVARKLEMYGNKGAYASHGHSVTNKAGHAFKQIYQDEVATKGDMYSVYTNMPASGAMRGYGIPQITFALESHVDDVATKLGVDKIEMRKLNAMKLGFVDNQVKCNSNGLVECIEKGRKYIDWDNKLIEYQNQTGPVRRGVGMGIFSYAVGVFPISLETAACRIILNQDGSVQVQMGATEIGQGADTIFAQMVSEVLDIPIDNVHTVSTQDTDITPFDTAAYASRQSYVSGMAAKKAAMELKVKILEHANFMLRLPIGNLDLKDNNIVNSENGEILASLNEVSMHALYNTEKSVHITSEVTNQCKSNTFAFGVCFVEVEVDIPVGKIKVIKVINVHDSGTILNPVLAAGQVHGGMSMSLGYGLTEQLLFDEKTGRMLNDNLLDYKLPTIMDTPHLEAQFVETYDVSGPFGNKALGEPPAIPVAPAIRNAVLHATGVNFNMAPLTPQRLVEKFKKENLI; the protein is encoded by the coding sequence ATGAGTATTGGAAAAAGTGTTAATAGGGTTGATGCTTTTGATAAAGTAACTGGGCGTGCACAATTTACAGATGATTTTAAATTAAATAATGCTCTTGTTGCTAAAATTCTTCATAGTACTATTGCCAGCGGCATTGTTAAAGCCATTGATATTTCAGAGGCCATGAAACTAAAGGGAGTTGTGAAAATTGTAACCTGCTTTGACGTTCCTGACATCCAATATCCAACAGCGGGGCATCCATATTCACTAGACCCTGCTCATATGGATATTGCAGACAGGAAATTACTAAATAAAATAGTTAGATATTATGGTGACGACATAGCAGCTGTAGTGGCTACAGATAGCGTAACCGCCACAAGAGCAATTAATCTTATAAAAGTTGAATATGAGGAATATGAGCCAATAATTTCTATTGAATCTGCTTTAAAAGAAGGAGCAAAAAGAATTCATGAGGAGTATCCAGGCAATATTCTTGCACACACAAGCTATGAAATCGGCAATTATGAAAGTGCTATAAAAGAAGAAGGACTTATTGTTTTTGAAGGAGAGTATGAACTTTCCCCTGTTAAACATTGTCATCTTGAAAATCCAATATCCTATGCTTATGCTGAGGGGAAAAGATTGGTTGTGGTGTCATCAACTCAGATTCCTCATATTGCACGCCGTGTAATTGGGCAAGCTCTTGGTATTGATTGGGGTAAAATTAGAGTTATTAAACCATATATAGGTGGAGGATTTGGGAATAAACAAGAGGTTCTTTATGAGCCACTTAATGCATTTTTGTGTCAGGCTATTGGCGGCAGATGTGTTAAACTCGATATTTCAAGAGAAGAAGATTTTGTTAATACTCGTCTACGTACTGCTATGAAAATTAAAATTAAAAGCTATGTAAGAGCTAATGGACGTTTTGTTGCGAGAAAGTTAGAAATGTATGGTAACAAAGGGGCTTATGCATCCCATGGACATAGTGTGACAAATAAAGCAGGGCATGCATTTAAACAAATATATCAAGATGAAGTTGCAACTAAAGGTGATATGTACTCAGTGTATACAAATATGCCAGCATCTGGTGCTATGCGTGGTTATGGTATACCACAAATAACCTTTGCTCTTGAATCTCATGTTGATGATGTAGCAACAAAACTGGGTGTCGACAAGATTGAAATGAGAAAACTTAACGCTATGAAGCTAGGGTTTGTTGATAATCAGGTTAAATGTAATAGTAATGGTCTTGTGGAATGTATTGAAAAAGGTAGAAAGTACATTGATTGGGATAATAAACTTATAGAATATCAAAATCAAACAGGGCCAGTAAGGCGCGGTGTTGGTATGGGAATATTTAGTTATGCAGTAGGGGTTTTCCCAATATCACTAGAAACAGCAGCTTGTAGGATTATACTTAATCAAGATGGATCTGTGCAAGTTCAAATGGGAGCCACAGAGATAGGTCAAGGAGCTGACACCATATTTGCACAAATGGTATCAGAAGTGCTAGACATTCCTATTGATAATGTTCACACCGTATCAACTCAAGATACTGATATTACACCTTTTGATACAGCAGCTTATGCATCTAGGCAATCTTATGTATCAGGTATGGCTGCTAAAAAGGCCGCTATGGAACTAAAAGTAAAAATTTTAGAGCATGCAAATTTTATGCTAAGACTTCCTATAGGAAATCTTGACCTTAAAGATAATAATATTGTAAATAGTGAAAACGGTGAAATTTTAGCTTCACTTAATGAAGTTTCTATGCATGCACTTTATAATACAGAAAAATCCGTTCACATTACATCAGAGGTAACAAACCAATGCAAATCAAATACATTTGCCTTTGGAGTATGCTTTGTTGAAGTTGAAGTTGATATCCCAGTGGGCAAAATTAAAGTTATTAAAGTTATTAATGTTCATGATAGTGGTACAATTCTTAATCCTGTACTTGCTGCAGGACAGGTACATGGTGGCATGAGTATGAGCTTGGGTTATGGCTTAACTGAGCAGCTTTTATTTGATGAAAAGACAGGTAGAATGCTCAACGATAATCTACTTGACTATAAGCTTCCAACTATTATGGACACGCCACATTTGGAAGCACAGTTTGTAGAAACCTACGATGTGTCAGGGCCTTTTGGTAACAAGGCTCTAGGAGAGCCACCTGCTATTCCTGTTGCACCTGCAATTAGAAATGCGGTACTACATGCCACAGGAGTTAATTTTAATATGGCTCCACTAACTCCACAAAGACTTGTAGAAAAATTTAAGAAGGAAAATTTGATATAA
- the xdhB gene encoding xanthine dehydrogenase subunit XdhB: protein MYDIEKIYQATSVQDAINHLVLDPKSIIIAGGSDVLISIRHGKLAGCSLVSIYGIKELRGITLSEDGSIKIGALTSFSHITRNEIIQKYIPILGEAVDDIGGPQLRNIGTIGGNISNGVTSADSASTLFALNAKLQIEGPTGVRIIPISEYYVGPGKVSLKNGELLTAIYISKENYENFTGNYIKYAMRNAMDIATLGCSVTCKLSVEKDTIEDVHLAFGVAGPIPMRCPKAEDAIKGMKISDEMLNIFAEVAKGEVSPRSSWRASKDFRLQLVCELSKRALKESIRKSGGVING from the coding sequence ATGTATGATATAGAAAAAATATATCAAGCAACTTCAGTACAAGATGCAATAAACCATCTTGTACTGGATCCTAAATCCATAATTATTGCAGGTGGAAGTGATGTACTTATCAGCATTCGTCATGGCAAGCTTGCGGGGTGCTCCCTTGTTAGTATTTATGGAATAAAGGAGCTAAGAGGAATAACACTTAGTGAAGATGGTAGTATAAAAATAGGTGCCCTTACTAGTTTTTCACATATAACAAGAAATGAGATTATTCAAAAATATATTCCAATCCTTGGAGAAGCTGTTGATGATATAGGTGGACCACAATTAAGAAACATTGGAACAATTGGAGGGAATATATCAAATGGAGTTACAAGTGCGGATAGTGCATCCACGTTATTTGCTCTAAATGCTAAACTTCAAATTGAAGGACCTACTGGCGTTCGAATTATTCCTATTTCAGAGTACTATGTAGGACCAGGAAAAGTTAGTTTGAAAAATGGAGAATTGCTTACAGCCATCTATATTTCAAAAGAAAATTACGAGAATTTTACAGGCAATTATATTAAATATGCTATGCGTAATGCAATGGACATTGCAACCCTTGGGTGCAGTGTAACTTGTAAACTTAGTGTAGAGAAAGATACTATTGAAGATGTACATCTTGCCTTTGGTGTTGCAGGTCCTATTCCTATGAGATGTCCTAAAGCCGAAGACGCTATAAAGGGAATGAAAATTTCTGATGAAATGCTTAATATTTTTGCAGAAGTCGCAAAAGGTGAAGTGAGTCCTCGTTCTTCTTGGCGTGCATCTAAAGACTTCCGTCTTCAGCTTGTATGCGAACTCAGCAAACGGGCTTTGAAAGAGTCAATAAGGAAATCGGGAGGCGTAATCAATGGCTAA
- the xdhC gene encoding xanthine dehydrogenase subunit XdhC, with protein sequence MANGILNCIVNGEAKQIMIDDRESLTDVLRNQLGLTSVKKGCEVGECGACTVLIDGEAFDSCIYLAIWAEGKEIRTVEGLMDAEGNISDIQEAFIDEGAVQCGFCTCGFVMSAVPIIEDKKEYTTDEIKKDLSGNLCRCTGYENILNAVEKTKKHHCKDCKH encoded by the coding sequence ATGGCTAATGGAATTTTAAACTGCATAGTAAATGGTGAAGCTAAACAAATTATGATAGATGATAGAGAGTCACTCACAGATGTTTTGAGAAATCAGCTAGGCCTTACAAGTGTTAAAAAAGGTTGTGAGGTTGGAGAATGTGGAGCTTGTACAGTTCTTATTGATGGTGAAGCTTTTGATTCTTGTATTTACCTAGCAATTTGGGCAGAGGGTAAAGAAATCCGTACAGTTGAGGGTTTAATGGATGCTGAGGGGAATATATCAGATATTCAAGAAGCATTTATTGATGAAGGAGCTGTTCAATGTGGTTTTTGTACCTGTGGATTTGTTATGTCAGCTGTTCCTATTATTGAAGATAAAAAAGAGTATACCACAGATGAAATTAAAAAAGATCTTTCCGGTAATCTTTGCCGTTGTACCGGTTATGAAAATATATTAAATGCTGTAGAAAAAACTAAAAAACATCATTGTAAAGATTGTAAACATTAG